A part of Thermoplasmata archaeon genomic DNA contains:
- a CDS encoding MarC family protein: MAYDLTTFVVTTLVAIFAIVNPIGAMTFFVVLTRAYPKAMKTRVIQKAVLAATIALLVFAFVGNYIFLLFGTSIPAFRIAGGVLLFSIAFSMMQGERSRTQLTPQDRQEALEQEAVGVVPLGIPMLAGPGAITTVMVLMAEASAPELDMLRIGIILASIVATMVVSWVMLTYADHIFRRIGRMGAYAISRIMGLILAAIAVQFILLGVQGAYLQYFQPIP, encoded by the coding sequence ATGGCCTACGATCTCACGACGTTCGTCGTCACGACGCTCGTCGCGATCTTCGCGATCGTCAATCCGATCGGGGCGATGACGTTCTTCGTCGTCCTGACGCGGGCCTACCCGAAGGCGATGAAGACGCGGGTGATCCAGAAGGCGGTCCTCGCGGCGACGATCGCGCTCCTCGTCTTCGCGTTCGTCGGGAACTACATCTTCCTCCTGTTCGGCACCTCGATCCCGGCGTTCCGGATCGCGGGAGGGGTCCTCCTATTCTCGATCGCGTTCTCGATGATGCAGGGCGAGCGGTCCCGCACGCAACTCACCCCCCAGGACCGTCAAGAGGCACTCGAGCAGGAGGCCGTTGGCGTGGTGCCCCTCGGCATCCCGATGCTCGCCGGCCCCGGCGCGATCACGACGGTCATGGTGCTCATGGCGGAGGCGTCGGCGCCCGAGCTGGACATGCTGCGGATCGGCATCATCCTGGCGTCAATCGTCGCGACGATGGTGGTGAGCTGGGTCATGCTCACCTACGCGGATCACATCTTCCGCCGCATCGGCCGCATGGGAGCGTACGCCATCTCGCGGATCATGGGCCTCATCCTCGCTGCGATCGCGGTCCAGTTCATCCTCCTCGGCGTGCAAGGCGCGTACCTCCAGTACTTCCAGCCGATCCCGTGA
- a CDS encoding methyltransferase domain-containing protein produces MQPDRLVLLEPAGAKHLVVLDGDVVNIPGVGVARAEVLRALIGRRWSVGGRSFLVLTPTVRDIVASMRRQAQIVGLKDAATLVWNCDLKSGDFVVEAGAGSGALTLVLAQAVGPDGRVVTYDMRRDFLEVARTNVLNAGFGGCVEFKQGDVRLGIEERDADACVFDIPDPWEAIAMAKEAMKPCGHLASYSPNTEQVSRTAGALRAGPFVEIRTIEIIEREIVAGEAGTRPSFAPLGHTGYLTFARKVLDTF; encoded by the coding sequence GTGCAGCCCGATCGACTCGTGCTATTGGAGCCCGCCGGAGCCAAGCACCTCGTCGTCCTGGACGGTGACGTCGTCAACATTCCCGGGGTCGGCGTGGCCCGCGCGGAGGTGCTTCGCGCGCTCATCGGCCGTCGTTGGTCCGTTGGCGGTCGATCCTTCCTCGTGCTCACGCCGACGGTCAGGGACATCGTCGCATCGATGCGACGTCAGGCGCAAATCGTCGGCCTGAAGGATGCGGCGACGCTGGTCTGGAACTGCGATCTCAAGTCGGGTGATTTCGTCGTCGAGGCCGGGGCAGGGTCCGGGGCGCTGACCCTCGTCCTCGCGCAGGCCGTCGGCCCGGACGGCCGAGTCGTGACGTACGACATGCGTCGGGACTTTCTGGAGGTGGCGCGCACAAACGTCTTGAACGCGGGGTTCGGAGGATGCGTGGAGTTCAAGCAAGGCGATGTGCGATTGGGGATCGAGGAACGGGACGCCGACGCATGCGTCTTTGACATTCCCGATCCTTGGGAGGCGATCGCGATGGCGAAGGAGGCGATGAAGCCGTGCGGACACCTCGCCTCGTACTCACCGAACACGGAGCAAGTGAGCCGCACGGCCGGTGCCTTGCGGGCTGGGCCGTTCGTTGAGATTCGGACCATCGAAATCATCGAACGCGAGATTGTTGCGGGAGAGGCTGGGACCCGTCCGTCCTTCGCGCCCCTCGGCCACACGGGCTACCTTACGTTCGCGCGGAAAGTGCTCGACACCTTCTAA
- a CDS encoding branched-chain amino acid ABC transporter permease translates to MAHVSPESPARSRWAALRPTRRFRRLLLRAAIVAAIGVAFLGGLAFVFGTIMLKYALGGLVISSIVIVAAIGLTLLYGIRGFANFAYGDTMTLGAYVALVLTLNGVSLIWGAVVSFLALAAFGIVLELVIFSRLEGRGPVAPLVASVGIGLILQNGIRSVAGTQKWLYPVPALQDIPLAPGVGIHPVRGILTLGVGLLFVISSHILLKYTNLGKAMRATADNLELAKATGIDTRRVTFAAWGVSTAFASTAGVLLGLGSALSPTMGFDIVLLIFAAVIVGGIGSPYGAMLGGLLVGLSQEMSVPLLVWLERPDVIGLQFGSAYKVAVPFIILILVLILRPWGIAGRRPAFARRAFFIERITRSFGEQVGAGTKAPASKEATKP, encoded by the coding sequence ATGGCCCATGTCTCCCCGGAATCTCCCGCGCGCTCGAGGTGGGCCGCACTGCGCCCGACCCGCCGCTTTCGGCGACTGCTCCTCCGGGCGGCAATCGTAGCCGCGATTGGCGTGGCGTTCCTCGGTGGACTCGCATTCGTATTCGGGACCATCATGCTCAAATATGCCCTGGGCGGGCTGGTCATCAGCAGCATCGTGATTGTCGCGGCGATTGGCCTCACGCTCTTGTACGGCATCCGAGGGTTTGCCAACTTCGCCTACGGGGACACAATGACACTTGGGGCGTACGTGGCGCTCGTCCTGACACTGAACGGCGTCTCTCTCATCTGGGGGGCGGTCGTCTCGTTCCTGGCCCTCGCCGCCTTCGGGATCGTCCTCGAACTCGTCATCTTCTCTCGCCTCGAAGGCCGCGGCCCCGTCGCCCCCCTCGTCGCGTCGGTCGGAATCGGCCTCATCCTCCAAAACGGGATCCGTTCTGTTGCGGGGACGCAAAAGTGGCTCTATCCCGTCCCCGCGCTGCAAGACATCCCCCTCGCTCCGGGTGTCGGGATCCACCCGGTACGGGGAATCCTGACCCTCGGCGTCGGACTGCTCTTCGTAATTTCTTCCCATATCCTCCTGAAGTACACGAACCTCGGAAAGGCGATGCGCGCGACGGCCGACAACCTCGAACTCGCGAAGGCGACGGGCATCGACACGAGGCGCGTGACGTTCGCCGCGTGGGGGGTGAGCACGGCCTTCGCCTCGACCGCCGGGGTCCTCCTGGGCCTCGGAAGCGCACTCAGTCCGACGATGGGCTTTGACATCGTCCTCCTGATCTTTGCCGCCGTCATCGTGGGAGGAATCGGGTCGCCCTACGGGGCGATGCTCGGCGGGCTCCTCGTCGGTCTCTCCCAGGAGATGTCGGTGCCGCTGTTGGTGTGGCTGGAGCGTCCCGACGTGATTGGGTTGCAGTTCGGAAGCGCCTACAAGGTCGCCGTTCCGTTCATCATCCTGATCCTCGTCTTGATCCTCCGACCTTGGGGGATTGCCGGTCGGAGACCCGCCTTTGCCCGCCGAGCGTTCTTCATCGAACGCATCACGCGGTCCTTCGGCGAACAGGTTGGAGCGGGGACCAAGGCACCGGCGAGCAAGGAGGCGACCAAACCGTGA
- a CDS encoding branched-chain amino acid ABC transporter permease, which translates to MSQGSSKGPVRRPPTNEVPWSGVIVFSVIAGIILLGVVSAAIAGATPKGILTNLGFYVSISIVFAVLALGFNLQWGYTGLFNAGIAGFYLIGAYVAAIAITPPTPPIIVGGVVVFPGHLGGFSLPLVVGVLLAMLASGATAALVAVPALRLRADYLAIATLAFAVILQIATTNLQSITGGSIGISGIPPPIYYQGPDAQFLNAMTLVGVGALVLVALILILQFMVESPWGRVLRAIREDEEATMALGKNTFNYKLQAFAIGGALMGLAGALYAITLGYLSPSSSFAPSVTFSVWVMVIVGGSGNHRGAIVGAFLIYGMEWISVQVRDQAVVGLAANYGFMRDVFLGLGLAALVALGLLFVLGRLRPALTWAHPIALYRRSAVTRGLILAALAVYGVGWAFILVEQFAPLAVGDTIFYTRLMLIGVLLILLVVYRPEGILRERKRVLR; encoded by the coding sequence GTGAGCCAAGGCAGCTCAAAGGGTCCTGTCCGCCGGCCTCCGACGAACGAAGTCCCGTGGAGCGGAGTCATAGTTTTCAGCGTAATCGCAGGCATCATCCTCCTCGGGGTCGTGTCCGCGGCGATCGCGGGCGCGACGCCCAAAGGGATCCTGACGAACCTCGGCTTCTACGTGAGCATCTCGATCGTCTTCGCGGTCCTCGCGCTCGGTTTCAACCTCCAGTGGGGCTACACCGGGTTGTTCAACGCCGGAATCGCAGGTTTCTATCTCATCGGGGCCTACGTCGCGGCGATCGCGATCACGCCGCCGACGCCGCCGATCATCGTGGGGGGTGTCGTCGTCTTTCCAGGCCACCTCGGCGGCTTCTCGCTGCCCCTGGTCGTCGGGGTCCTCCTCGCGATGCTTGCCTCCGGGGCGACCGCGGCGCTCGTCGCAGTCCCGGCGCTGCGTCTTCGCGCCGACTATCTCGCGATTGCGACGCTCGCCTTTGCGGTGATCCTCCAGATCGCCACGACGAACTTGCAGTCGATTACGGGCGGGAGCATCGGAATCTCGGGGATTCCGCCGCCGATCTACTACCAGGGCCCGGACGCGCAGTTCCTGAACGCGATGACCCTCGTCGGAGTCGGGGCGCTCGTCCTGGTCGCGTTGATCCTGATCCTCCAGTTCATGGTCGAATCCCCGTGGGGCCGGGTCTTGCGGGCGATTCGGGAGGACGAGGAGGCGACGATGGCCCTCGGCAAGAACACGTTCAACTACAAACTCCAGGCGTTCGCGATCGGCGGGGCATTGATGGGCCTGGCAGGGGCCCTCTACGCCATCACGCTCGGCTACCTCTCACCCTCGTCGAGCTTCGCCCCGTCGGTGACGTTCTCCGTTTGGGTGATGGTGATCGTCGGAGGATCCGGCAACCACCGGGGGGCAATCGTCGGGGCGTTCCTCATATACGGAATGGAATGGATCTCCGTCCAAGTGCGGGACCAAGCCGTCGTCGGTCTTGCGGCAAACTATGGGTTCATGCGGGACGTGTTCCTGGGCCTCGGCCTCGCGGCGTTGGTGGCCCTCGGACTTCTCTTCGTGCTCGGACGACTCAGGCCTGCATTGACCTGGGCTCACCCCATCGCACTGTACCGGAGGAGTGCGGTGACTCGAGGCCTAATCCTCGCCGCCCTGGCGGTCTACGGAGTCGGTTGGGCATTCATCCTCGTCGAACAATTCGCTCCTTTGGCGGTCGGCGACACCATCTTCTACACCCGGCTCATGTTGATTGGGGTGTTGTTGATCTTACTTGTCGTCTATCGCCCTGAGGGGATCCTCCGTGAGCGCAAGCGGGTCCTGAGGTGA
- a CDS encoding ABC transporter ATP-binding protein has protein sequence MAEDPLLTVDQVEKAFGGIHAVDGCSLSVLPKTITGLIGPNGAGKSTLFNIIAGLYRPDGGQIHFNRRRIDGLPPYDIVDLGLTKTWQIPHELRNLTVLENVVLAAKHNSGEHLLNLFVHPREVKQDEKRWRARAREVLKLTQLDGLANEHARALSGGQKKLLELSRALMSDPTLVLLDEPVAGVNPALAESLMDLIEGLRKGGRTFFLIEHDMNVVMNRCDWVIVMHQGRRIAEGPPESVRANAAVIDSYLGG, from the coding sequence ATGGCCGAGGACCCGCTCCTGACGGTCGACCAGGTCGAGAAGGCTTTCGGCGGAATCCACGCGGTCGACGGCTGCAGCCTCTCCGTACTCCCGAAGACCATCACGGGCTTGATCGGCCCGAACGGGGCGGGGAAGTCGACCCTGTTCAACATCATCGCCGGGCTCTATCGCCCCGACGGCGGCCAAATCCACTTCAACCGCAGGCGAATCGACGGCCTACCGCCGTATGACATCGTCGACCTCGGACTGACCAAGACCTGGCAGATTCCCCACGAGTTGCGCAACCTGACCGTGCTTGAAAATGTCGTCCTCGCTGCGAAACACAATTCGGGCGAACACCTGCTGAACCTCTTCGTCCATCCGCGCGAGGTCAAGCAGGACGAAAAGCGGTGGCGCGCCCGCGCACGAGAGGTCCTCAAGCTGACGCAACTCGACGGCCTCGCGAACGAGCACGCCCGGGCGCTGTCGGGCGGACAGAAAAAGCTGCTGGAGCTGTCCCGCGCCCTCATGTCCGATCCCACGTTGGTCTTGCTCGACGAGCCGGTCGCAGGCGTGAATCCCGCCTTGGCAGAGAGCCTGATGGATCTCATCGAAGGGCTAAGAAAGGGCGGTCGGACATTTTTCTTGATTGAACACGACATGAACGTCGTCATGAACCGTTGCGACTGGGTCATCGTCATGCACCAGGGTCGACGGATCGCGGAAGGCCCACCGGAATCGGTGAGAGCCAACGCGGCCGTCATCGACTCGTACCTCGGAGGGTAA
- a CDS encoding ABC transporter ATP-binding protein — protein MLLQVDALHAGYGEMEILHGVSMTLDEGELVTIIGPNGAGKSTLVKAMFGLIRPMGGRVEFRGKDITGSAPRDLVMMGLGYVPQTNNTFPTLTVLENLEMGAITRRISPIPTPWNRPSTARTRSRMMKDAEIRKRATDAIAMFPNLQPKLRELAGTLSGGEQQMVALAKSMMLDPDVLLIDEPSAGLAPKLVDAVFSKIVEINDRGTGIVIVEQNAKKALAIADRGYVLETGRNRFTGTGESLLHNADVGKLYLGGAA, from the coding sequence ATGCTCCTCCAGGTCGACGCTCTCCACGCGGGGTATGGGGAAATGGAAATCCTTCACGGAGTCTCGATGACCCTCGACGAGGGAGAGCTGGTCACGATCATCGGCCCCAACGGGGCCGGGAAGTCGACTCTCGTCAAGGCGATGTTCGGCTTGATACGGCCGATGGGCGGTCGGGTGGAATTTCGGGGGAAGGACATCACTGGCTCGGCCCCTAGGGACCTCGTCATGATGGGGCTGGGCTATGTCCCGCAGACGAACAACACGTTCCCGACCCTCACCGTCCTCGAGAATCTCGAGATGGGAGCGATCACTCGACGAATCTCACCGATCCCGACGCCCTGGAACCGTCCCTCGACCGCGCGGACTCGCTCTCGCATGATGAAAGATGCCGAGATTCGAAAACGGGCGACGGATGCCATCGCGATGTTTCCGAATCTCCAACCGAAGTTGCGTGAACTCGCCGGCACCTTGAGTGGGGGCGAACAGCAGATGGTCGCTTTGGCGAAGTCGATGATGCTCGACCCCGATGTGCTGCTGATCGACGAGCCCTCCGCGGGGCTCGCCCCCAAGCTGGTCGACGCCGTGTTTTCGAAGATCGTCGAGATCAACGACCGGGGAACGGGAATCGTCATCGTCGAGCAGAATGCGAAGAAAGCCCTCGCGATCGCGGACCGAGGGTACGTGCTCGAGACAGGCCGGAACCGCTTCACCGGCACCGGCGAATCGCTGCTTCACAACGCGGACGTGGGAAAGCTGTACCTCGGCGGGGCAGCCTGA
- a CDS encoding ABC transporter substrate-binding protein, producing the protein MIAVLIVIIVVVVAAAFAGLFSPSAAPKPQLRIGVLLSQTGALSQYGPGDTKGAKLAVDQINLAGGVLGQPIIMFVEDDQTDATATVAAATKLINVNHVNAIVGAQFSGGSIPTVNSTAKKAFVPMVSPSATSPALSNLSLTGGYFFRTAPSDALQGVVAADYLYQNLSYRYVNLIARDDSYGRGLAGVVKAKFTALTGVVNTTVIIDPAAPNFDVALTQLFSTNPQAVYFVGFPGEGITVMSNWQAGLSSNPGWNRPWIFSEGLKSQAFIDQLHDPSVNVDVTKILGTAPVSPFGAIYDSFVAQYKANNSGQAPVLYADYTYDAVYLIALAAQKAGSVNGTAIRDQLRAVSEAPGTVVKPGQWSAALAALGASGGDVNWEGAAGSEDFDANGDVRGSYEVWGVDSTFQIVRVAFIPDSSIPTTAMLGSSPFGWLLTTFGSVFGVRYLSAQTVGFSRRL; encoded by the coding sequence GTGATAGCGGTTCTGATTGTGATCATAGTCGTCGTGGTGGCCGCCGCATTCGCGGGCTTGTTTTCGCCAAGCGCCGCGCCGAAGCCGCAGCTTCGCATCGGTGTGCTGTTGTCCCAAACCGGTGCGCTCAGCCAATACGGACCCGGCGACACGAAGGGGGCGAAGCTAGCGGTCGACCAGATTAACCTAGCAGGCGGAGTTCTGGGGCAGCCGATCATCATGTTCGTCGAAGACGACCAGACGGACGCGACCGCGACCGTCGCCGCGGCTACGAAGCTGATCAACGTCAACCATGTCAACGCCATTGTCGGCGCTCAGTTCTCGGGTGGATCGATCCCCACAGTCAATTCGACGGCCAAGAAGGCGTTCGTTCCAATGGTTTCCCCGTCGGCCACATCGCCCGCACTGTCGAACCTCTCGCTGACCGGCGGCTACTTCTTCCGCACCGCCCCGTCCGACGCGCTTCAGGGGGTCGTCGCGGCCGACTACCTCTATCAAAACCTGTCGTACCGATATGTCAACCTCATCGCGCGCGACGATTCGTACGGTCGAGGACTCGCCGGAGTGGTCAAGGCAAAGTTCACGGCTCTCACCGGCGTCGTGAACACGACGGTGATTATCGACCCCGCGGCTCCGAACTTCGACGTGGCTCTCACGCAGCTGTTCTCGACGAATCCGCAGGCGGTCTATTTCGTCGGATTCCCCGGAGAGGGAATCACGGTCATGTCGAACTGGCAGGCGGGCCTCTCGAGCAATCCGGGGTGGAACCGGCCGTGGATCTTCTCGGAGGGGTTGAAGAGCCAGGCGTTCATCGACCAGCTGCATGATCCCTCGGTGAACGTGGACGTCACGAAGATCCTGGGCACCGCGCCGGTATCGCCGTTCGGCGCCATTTACGACTCGTTCGTGGCGCAATACAAGGCGAACAACAGCGGCCAGGCTCCGGTCCTCTACGCGGACTACACCTACGACGCCGTATACCTGATCGCGCTGGCGGCCCAAAAGGCCGGCTCCGTGAACGGAACCGCGATTCGCGACCAGCTGCGCGCCGTATCGGAGGCGCCGGGTACGGTCGTCAAGCCCGGCCAGTGGTCGGCCGCGTTGGCGGCTCTGGGTGCGAGCGGGGGCGACGTGAACTGGGAAGGAGCGGCAGGTTCCGAGGATTTCGACGCCAACGGGGACGTCCGAGGGAGCTACGAGGTCTGGGGGGTCGACTCGACGTTCCAGATCGTCCGAGTCGCATTCATCCCCGACTCGAGCATCCCGACGACGGCCATGCTCGGGAGTTCGCCCTTCGGGTGGCTCCTGACGACGTTCGGATCGGTGTTTGGCGTGCGATACCTTTCGGCTCAGACCGTCGGGTTCTCCCGGCGGCTCTGA
- a CDS encoding zinc ribbon domain-containing protein: MVFATIPGAFQAEIFSGAVLALCAVIFVIFILVAIWVYRDAESRGMSGVLWLIVVLLFSWIGLIIYLVVRKDKLQPMMAPPYGQQPWQPPPSGGAPPPAGPAPPAQMTCRNCGSPLAPGATFCGKCGAKV, translated from the coding sequence GTGGTGTTCGCGACGATTCCGGGCGCGTTCCAGGCTGAGATTTTCAGCGGCGCCGTGTTGGCCCTTTGCGCCGTAATCTTCGTCATATTCATCCTCGTTGCGATCTGGGTCTACCGGGACGCGGAGAGTCGGGGGATGAGCGGCGTCTTGTGGCTCATCGTCGTCTTGCTGTTCAGTTGGATCGGCCTGATCATCTACCTCGTCGTCCGAAAGGACAAGCTCCAGCCGATGATGGCGCCGCCATACGGCCAGCAGCCGTGGCAGCCGCCGCCGTCGGGCGGCGCGCCACCACCGGCCGGCCCCGCTCCGCCCGCCCAGATGACGTGCCGGAACTGCGGTTCGCCGCTCGCCCCCGGCGCGACGTTCTGCGGGAAGTGCGGCGCGAAGGTCTGA
- a CDS encoding hydroxymethylglutaryl-CoA reductase, degradative encodes MKSSDVSGFYKKSPEDRWQTIRGFGELTDAEIDTIRNTGALKFEQVDRMIENVVGTMPVPLGIAVNFRINARDYLVPMAIEEPSVVAAASNAAKMARDRGGFATSSTGPIMIGQIQLVGVPDPHGARMTILAHRDEILSLANEKDPMLVKVGGGARDVEVRVLETNRGPMVVTHLLVDCRDAMGANAVNTMAEAVAPQLEKWTGGQVYLRIISNLAVRRLVRARAVFSKDAIRSEDVSGKDVVEGILEAYAFAEADPFRCATHNKGIMNGIDAVVVATGNDWRAIEAGAHAYASWKSGGYRSLTAWEKDANGDLVGTIELPMAVGLVGGATAVHPTAKANVRLLGVKTAQELGEIIASVGLAQNFAALRALATEGIQRGHMSLHARNIAATVGATGDEVDQVAQLLVKERKVRMDRAKEILEDLRKSH; translated from the coding sequence ATGAAGAGCTCCGACGTGTCCGGCTTCTACAAGAAGAGCCCGGAGGACCGCTGGCAGACGATCCGCGGTTTCGGCGAGCTCACGGACGCGGAGATCGACACGATCCGCAACACGGGCGCCCTGAAGTTCGAGCAAGTCGACCGGATGATCGAGAACGTCGTCGGCACGATGCCGGTCCCGCTCGGAATCGCGGTGAACTTCCGGATCAACGCGCGGGACTACCTCGTGCCGATGGCGATCGAAGAGCCCAGCGTCGTCGCAGCCGCGTCGAATGCGGCGAAGATGGCCCGGGACCGCGGCGGGTTCGCGACGAGCTCGACGGGGCCCATCATGATCGGCCAGATCCAACTCGTCGGCGTGCCGGATCCGCACGGCGCGCGCATGACGATCCTGGCGCATCGCGACGAGATCCTCTCGCTGGCCAACGAGAAGGACCCGATGCTCGTGAAGGTCGGCGGCGGCGCGAGGGACGTCGAGGTGCGCGTCCTCGAGACGAACCGCGGGCCGATGGTCGTCACGCACCTCCTCGTCGACTGTCGGGACGCGATGGGGGCGAACGCGGTGAACACGATGGCGGAAGCCGTCGCGCCGCAGCTCGAAAAATGGACCGGCGGCCAGGTGTACCTTCGAATCATCTCGAACCTCGCCGTGCGCCGTCTCGTCCGAGCGCGGGCCGTCTTCTCGAAAGACGCGATCCGATCGGAGGACGTCTCTGGAAAGGACGTGGTCGAGGGCATCCTCGAGGCGTACGCCTTCGCCGAGGCGGACCCCTTCCGGTGTGCGACGCACAACAAGGGAATCATGAACGGCATCGACGCGGTTGTCGTGGCCACCGGGAACGATTGGCGGGCGATCGAGGCGGGCGCCCATGCGTACGCATCGTGGAAATCCGGCGGGTATCGCTCTCTCACGGCGTGGGAGAAGGATGCCAACGGCGACCTCGTCGGGACGATCGAACTCCCCATGGCCGTTGGGCTCGTCGGGGGAGCGACGGCGGTCCATCCGACCGCCAAGGCTAACGTCCGCCTGCTCGGGGTCAAGACCGCACAGGAATTGGGCGAGATCATCGCATCGGTCGGACTCGCCCAGAACTTCGCGGCACTTCGGGCGCTCGCCACGGAAGGGATCCAACGAGGACACATGTCGCTTCATGCGCGCAACATTGCCGCCACGGTTGGCGCGACAGGCGATGAAGTCGACCAGGTCGCTCAGCTCCTCGTGAAGGAGCGGAAGGTGAGGATGGACCGGGCGAAGGAAATTCTCGAGGATCTCCGGAAGTCCCACTAA
- a CDS encoding recombinase family protein, which translates to MYTRVSTEDQAKEGFSLDAQRERLQAYCLARDWSVAAAYVDDGHSGRNTKRPAYQRMMAERDRWDAILVIKMDRIHRNAQNFMEMMDDLRAWGKDFVSATESLDTSTAMGRFVMDIIQRIAQLESEQIGERVYMGMSQKAKTGPGILGFHAPLGYVLSEGQLLPDERGASLVRDIFDRCIEGRTLEEIASDLNAGGHRTRRGTEWTAVKVHRIVHNPVYAGFLRWDGIFRRAEHPAIVPVETFNEAQERLRNRALLANANGPPILLET; encoded by the coding sequence ATCTACACTAGGGTGTCGACGGAAGACCAGGCGAAGGAAGGCTTTTCTCTCGATGCGCAGCGGGAGCGCCTCCAGGCGTACTGCCTCGCTCGGGACTGGTCCGTCGCGGCGGCCTACGTGGACGATGGACACTCCGGTCGAAACACGAAGCGCCCCGCCTACCAGCGGATGATGGCCGAGCGCGATCGCTGGGATGCGATCCTCGTCATCAAGATGGACCGGATCCACCGCAACGCTCAGAATTTCATGGAGATGATGGACGACCTCCGCGCGTGGGGGAAGGACTTCGTCTCGGCGACGGAGTCGCTCGACACGTCGACGGCCATGGGTCGGTTCGTGATGGACATCATCCAGCGGATCGCCCAGCTCGAGTCCGAACAGATCGGCGAGCGGGTGTACATGGGCATGTCCCAGAAGGCGAAGACGGGTCCGGGAATCCTGGGCTTCCACGCCCCCCTCGGCTACGTCCTCTCGGAGGGTCAGCTCCTCCCCGACGAACGAGGCGCGTCCCTCGTCCGCGATATCTTCGATCGCTGCATCGAGGGACGCACGCTCGAGGAGATCGCGTCCGACCTCAACGCGGGCGGTCACCGGACGAGGCGGGGCACCGAGTGGACGGCGGTCAAGGTCCACCGAATCGTCCACAACCCGGTGTACGCGGGCTTCCTACGGTGGGACGGCATCTTCCGTCGGGCGGAGCACCCCGCGATCGTCCCCGTCGAGACGTTCAACGAAGCGCAGGAACGCCTCCGGAACCGCGCCCTCCTCGCGAACGCAAACGGCCCCCCGATCCTCCTGGAGACGTGA
- a CDS encoding recombinase family protein, protein MDGRCARCWTPKNLVNHEVDANPRADPTVRREKVVLCKHCGDGAPLDALLFWEVYMRFGSTRELLQHYGADSEELALQKLCNERGLNEREVLRRARGQQSAEALNNAVRKANAFLTYASPYGYDYVNGALQVRQDEARVVSLIFRRYLEGKGIAKICQELNRDGYRTKTGRAWASQTIANILSNPVYCGLARLNGGIKRGRHEALIEVDTFNRVQNEMQRRIRRPDQRKPQPPQLRLEDYSG, encoded by the coding sequence GTGGACGGCCGATGCGCGCGGTGCTGGACCCCGAAGAATCTCGTGAACCACGAGGTCGACGCCAATCCGCGGGCGGATCCGACGGTCCGACGGGAGAAGGTCGTCCTGTGCAAGCACTGCGGGGACGGGGCCCCGCTGGACGCGCTCCTATTCTGGGAGGTCTACATGCGCTTCGGCTCGACCCGCGAACTCCTGCAGCACTACGGGGCCGACTCGGAAGAGCTCGCTCTGCAGAAGCTGTGCAACGAACGCGGGCTGAACGAGCGCGAGGTCCTTCGCCGCGCACGCGGACAGCAGAGCGCCGAGGCGCTCAACAACGCCGTCAGGAAAGCGAACGCCTTCCTGACATACGCGAGCCCGTACGGCTACGACTACGTGAACGGCGCCCTGCAGGTCCGCCAGGATGAGGCCCGCGTCGTCTCGCTCATCTTCCGCCGGTACCTCGAGGGGAAAGGGATCGCGAAGATCTGCCAGGAGCTGAACCGCGACGGATACCGCACGAAGACAGGACGCGCCTGGGCAAGCCAGACGATCGCGAACATCCTCAGCAATCCGGTGTACTGCGGCCTCGCTCGGCTGAACGGCGGCATCAAGCGCGGAAGGCACGAGGCCCTGATCGAGGTCGACACGTTCAACCGGGTCCAAAACGAAATGCAACGTCGGATCCGCCGGCCGGACCAGAGGAAGCCTCAGCCACCGCAGCTGCGGCTCGAGGATTACTCCGGTTGA